A region of Nostoc sp. 'Peltigera membranacea cyanobiont' N6 DNA encodes the following proteins:
- a CDS encoding isoprenyl transferase — protein MTAQQTKLQDLPTDLKRELLPQHVAVIMDGNGRWAKRQGLPRFMGHKRGVDALKDLLRCCQDWGIQALTAYAFSTENWKRPQEEVDFLMTLFQRVLRQELREMVEENVQIKFVGNLQALPRSLQQEISRSMEKTKDNRGIRFSVATNYGGRQEILQACQAIAKQVQQGLLQPDEIDEQVFESHLYTAGITDPDLLIRTSGEMRLSNFLLWQMAYGEIYITDALWPDFDRAEFHRALCAYQQRERRFGKV, from the coding sequence ATGACAGCACAACAAACTAAACTGCAAGATTTGCCTACTGACTTAAAACGAGAACTATTACCGCAGCATGTTGCGGTGATTATGGATGGCAATGGTCGATGGGCTAAACGTCAGGGTCTGCCTAGATTTATGGGTCATAAGCGAGGAGTAGATGCTCTCAAGGATTTACTTCGCTGTTGTCAGGATTGGGGAATTCAAGCGTTGACAGCGTATGCTTTTTCTACAGAGAACTGGAAAAGACCGCAGGAAGAAGTAGATTTTTTGATGACTCTGTTTCAAAGAGTTTTGCGCCAAGAACTGCGGGAAATGGTCGAAGAGAATGTTCAAATTAAATTTGTAGGAAATTTACAGGCTCTGCCACGATCGCTCCAGCAAGAAATATCCCGGTCAATGGAAAAAACCAAGGATAATCGCGGTATCCGGTTTTCAGTGGCAACTAATTATGGCGGACGGCAAGAAATTCTACAAGCTTGTCAGGCGATCGCAAAACAAGTTCAACAAGGTCTGTTACAACCTGATGAAATTGATGAACAGGTATTTGAAAGCCACTTGTATACTGCCGGAATTACTGACCCAGATTTATTAATTCGCACCAGTGGAGAAATGCGCCTCTCAAATTTCCTTCTCTGGCAAATGGCTTATGGAGAAATTTATATTACCGATGCTCTCTGGCCCGATTTCGATCGGGCTGAGTTTCATCGCGCTTTGTGTGCTTACCAGCAACGGGAGCGGCGATTTGGAAAAGTTTAA
- the cdaA gene encoding diadenylate cyclase CdaA: MRDWWKQWLINLGWSQSLLLGTLDIVLVLALTYMILVIISERRTLWMVRGFIILMLASALSGRLGLPLLSFVLEKLVIGCAVAMAVALQSEFRRFLEQLGRGEFRQLFQPDRLAIPKSDSVIDEIVEAVKELSKNRIGALLIVETTGPIDERDFSVPGVKLNAEVSKELIQTIFQPKTLLHDGATLIRGSRLISSGIILPLSGRTASRQLGTRHRAAMGITERVENCICVVVSEETGSISLAERGTLNRPLTIKKLKESLEALLSPTVDREAVAPGLLSFVRRIGGKTLALVSRLLGLPRLRRATRTTDSRDKK; encoded by the coding sequence ATGAGAGATTGGTGGAAGCAATGGCTGATAAACCTGGGGTGGTCACAGTCCTTGCTACTTGGGACTCTGGATATAGTGTTAGTGTTGGCGCTGACGTACATGATACTAGTTATTATTAGTGAGCGCCGGACACTGTGGATGGTGCGGGGGTTCATTATCTTAATGCTAGCCTCAGCACTAAGTGGCAGATTAGGACTACCTCTGCTAAGTTTTGTACTGGAAAAGTTGGTGATTGGTTGTGCTGTAGCAATGGCAGTTGCTTTACAGTCGGAGTTTCGGCGGTTTTTGGAGCAATTGGGGCGTGGCGAATTCCGCCAGTTATTTCAACCCGATCGGCTGGCAATTCCCAAATCTGATAGTGTAATTGATGAAATTGTTGAGGCTGTTAAAGAATTGTCAAAAAACCGGATTGGAGCTTTACTAATTGTGGAAACCACAGGGCCAATTGATGAGCGAGATTTTTCTGTGCCAGGAGTAAAGCTAAATGCGGAGGTTTCTAAAGAACTAATCCAGACAATTTTTCAGCCGAAAACTTTGTTACACGATGGAGCGACATTAATCCGTGGCTCACGGCTCATATCATCGGGTATAATTTTACCACTTTCGGGACGCACAGCCTCGCGCCAGTTGGGAACACGCCACCGAGCGGCAATGGGAATTACTGAGCGGGTCGAAAATTGCATTTGTGTCGTCGTATCTGAAGAAACGGGTTCCATTTCCTTAGCGGAACGGGGAACCCTAAATAGACCACTGACGATTAAAAAACTAAAAGAGTCATTAGAGGCTCTTTTGTCACCAACCGTAGATAGGGAAGCTGTTGCTCCTGGTCTGTTGAGTTTTGTTCGTCGGATAGGTGGGAAGACACTAGCACTGGTTTCACGTTTACTCGGATTACCACGTCTTCGACGCGCTACGCGAACGACCGATTCTCGAGATAAAAAATGA
- a CDS encoding clan AA aspartic protease — MISGIVKNGRATVNIIFRLPNQPDFTIEFVIDTGFTEFLSLPPVAVSLLGFPFVYDMYANLADNSNVILPVHQANIIWNGEEREVNVLATGRLPLLGTAVLDEHELVIQFIEGGLVTIDEL; from the coding sequence GTGATTTCTGGTATTGTCAAGAACGGACGCGCAACCGTTAATATCATATTTCGACTGCCCAATCAACCAGATTTTACCATTGAATTTGTTATCGATACAGGTTTTACAGAGTTTCTTTCTCTCCCTCCAGTAGCAGTTAGTCTATTGGGTTTTCCTTTTGTGTATGATATGTATGCAAATTTAGCTGACAATAGTAATGTAATCTTGCCAGTACATCAAGCTAACATTATTTGGAATGGAGAAGAACGGGAAGTGAATGTACTTGCTACAGGACGGCTACCTCTATTAGGAACTGCTGTACTTGATGAGCATGAACTTGTGATACAGTTTATTGAGGGCGGTTTAGTAACAATTGATGAATTGTAG
- a CDS encoding DUF3143 domain-containing protein has product MPLLPSETPLYNHPLPQIEQWLKDQGCKQDETQKHCWHVQRPSWQAELWLDVEQIVVRYVQSGENGQDIQRSFKYSLSRDDVEQAVFSGP; this is encoded by the coding sequence ATGCCTCTTCTTCCCTCTGAAACGCCTCTATATAATCATCCCCTGCCACAAATTGAACAGTGGCTAAAAGACCAAGGCTGTAAACAAGACGAAACCCAGAAGCATTGCTGGCATGTGCAGCGACCTAGTTGGCAAGCTGAACTATGGCTCGACGTTGAGCAAATCGTAGTGCGATATGTCCAATCTGGGGAAAATGGACAAGATATTCAACGCTCATTTAAATATTCTCTGAGTCGGGATGATGTAGAACAAGCTGTATTTTCTGGGCCATAA
- the rimI gene encoding ribosomal protein S18-alanine N-acetyltransferase translates to MISSDLEIKLLTTDNLSAILELDRACFGGLWTLEGYKRELDSPNSDLLGLFSPSNSISLLGMGCFWSILDEAHITILAVHPEYHRQGLGQALLYSLIKTACDRKMERATLEVRASNLGAISLYQKFGFKTAGLRRRYYQDNDEDALILWLPDLQHSKFKAILDQWYSIVSDRLDKSSWHLIFK, encoded by the coding sequence GTGATCTCATCAGACTTAGAAATTAAATTACTGACAACAGATAATCTCAGTGCAATTCTGGAACTAGATCGAGCCTGTTTTGGCGGACTTTGGACTCTGGAGGGCTACAAACGAGAATTGGATAGTCCCAACAGCGATTTACTCGGTTTATTTTCCCCGTCCAATAGCATAAGTTTGCTAGGAATGGGTTGCTTTTGGTCAATTTTAGACGAAGCCCACATTACAATTTTGGCGGTTCATCCCGAATATCACCGTCAAGGCTTGGGACAGGCTCTATTATATTCACTTATCAAGACAGCTTGCGATCGCAAAATGGAGCGAGCTACCCTCGAAGTGCGAGCTTCAAACTTGGGGGCTATATCTTTATATCAAAAATTCGGCTTCAAAACAGCCGGACTGCGGCGGCGTTACTACCAAGATAACGATGAGGACGCACTAATTCTCTGGCTCCCAGATTTACAACACTCCAAATTTAAAGCAATTTTAGACCAGTGGTATTCCATTGTCAGCGATCGCCTAGACAAATCCTCTTGGCACTTGATTTTTAAGTAG
- a CDS encoding Bpu10I family restriction endonuclease encodes MLEGSSRAAEDLKARNPNSLYVVLMEWIKLTSDVNLRKYKVDQIYVLRQQKNTDREFRYEEKYIKNSINPVVVQHLFYKVRKHLKMDWTGGIKHGIERGWLIDE; translated from the coding sequence ATGCTCGAAGGTTCATCACGAGCAGCAGAGGATTTAAAGGCAAGAAATCCAAACAGTTTATATGTTGTACTTATGGAATGGATCAAGTTGACCAGTGATGTCAATCTTCGGAAGTACAAGGTTGACCAAATTTACGTACTACGTCAGCAAAAAAACACTGACCGAGAATTTAGGTATGAAGAAAAATATATTAAAAATTCAATTAATCCAGTTGTAGTTCAACATCTATTCTATAAAGTGCGGAAGCATCTAAAAATGGACTGGACTGGCGGAATTAAACACGGCATAGAGCGTGGATGGCTAATTGACGAGTAG
- the lysA gene encoding diaminopimelate decarboxylase has translation MVSTHPTGVQHSGSQYLPQRRDINANPSPNQELLPLTARVHNHDSLEIGGCDVTTLVEQFGSPLYILDEETLRSACQQYRDAFKQYYKGESQVLYASKAWNCLAVCAIAASEGLGIDVVSGGELYTALQAGVSPNKIYLHGNNKSREELILAIESGVTIVADNWYELHSLVEIVQPNQVIRIMLRLTPGIECHTHEYIRTGHLDSKFGFDPNDLGEVFTFVSQQESLNCIGVHAHIGSQIFERQPHQDLAAVMVQWLRDAGKYGLNITELNVGGGLGIKYTESDDPPSIEEWVKAICEVVQEACASENLPLPKLLSEPGRSLIATACVTAYTIGSSKVIPEIRTYVAIDGGMSDNPRPITYQSVYRAVVANKMSYPLTQTVTIAGKHCESGDILIKNALLPKTEPGDILVVMGTGAYNYSMASNYNRLPRPAAVVVANGEANLILQRETYQDLIRQDSLPERLKI, from the coding sequence ATGGTATCGACTCACCCCACTGGGGTTCAACATTCTGGAAGTCAATATTTACCTCAAAGGCGCGATATAAACGCGAATCCCTCACCTAATCAGGAACTTTTACCCTTAACAGCTAGAGTTCATAATCATGACTCCCTAGAAATTGGTGGATGTGATGTCACAACCCTAGTTGAGCAATTTGGCTCACCTCTATATATCTTAGATGAAGAAACCTTGCGTTCGGCTTGTCAGCAATACCGAGATGCTTTCAAGCAGTACTACAAGGGCGAATCTCAAGTATTGTACGCCTCAAAAGCTTGGAATTGTTTAGCCGTTTGTGCGATCGCTGCGTCTGAAGGATTAGGAATCGATGTAGTTTCTGGCGGCGAACTTTACACCGCCCTACAAGCGGGTGTTAGTCCCAATAAAATTTACCTCCACGGAAATAATAAATCTCGTGAAGAACTAATTTTAGCGATCGAGTCTGGTGTCACCATTGTGGCGGATAACTGGTATGAGTTGCATAGCCTTGTGGAAATAGTCCAACCCAATCAAGTAATCCGCATCATGCTGCGGCTAACTCCCGGTATTGAATGCCACACTCATGAATATATTCGCACGGGACACTTAGATAGCAAATTCGGCTTTGATCCCAACGATTTAGGTGAAGTTTTTACCTTTGTCAGTCAACAGGAAAGCCTTAATTGCATAGGGGTACACGCTCATATTGGTTCCCAAATTTTTGAGCGCCAACCGCATCAAGATTTGGCTGCTGTCATGGTGCAATGGCTGCGGGATGCCGGGAAGTATGGTTTAAATATTACAGAGTTAAATGTTGGTGGTGGTTTGGGGATTAAGTACACAGAATCAGACGATCCCCCCAGCATTGAAGAGTGGGTGAAGGCGATTTGTGAAGTTGTTCAAGAAGCTTGTGCATCTGAAAATCTGCCTTTACCAAAATTATTGAGTGAACCAGGGCGATCGCTAATTGCCACAGCTTGCGTCACTGCTTATACTATTGGTTCATCCAAAGTTATTCCAGAAATTCGTACCTACGTAGCGATCGATGGGGGAATGTCCGATAATCCTCGCCCGATTACTTACCAATCAGTTTATCGGGCGGTAGTTGCCAATAAAATGTCTTATCCTTTAACTCAAACAGTCACAATTGCTGGTAAACATTGTGAATCAGGAGATATTCTGATTAAAAATGCTCTCCTCCCAAAGACTGAACCAGGAGATATTCTCGTAGTTATGGGAACTGGTGCGTACAATTACAGTATGGCATCTAACTACAACCGCTTGCCCCGACCGGCAGCAGTTGTGGTGGCGAATGGCGAAGCAAATTTAATTTTGCAACGTGAAACTTACCAAGACTTAATTCGACAAGATAGCCTACCAGAAAGGCTGAAAATTTAG
- a CDS encoding DnaJ C-terminal domain-containing protein yields MQNLPNFRDYYEILGVSKDASGEEIKKVYRRLARQYHPDLNPGNKESEEKFKDIGEAYEVLSDSAKRSQYDQFSRYWKQKGFAGNKQTPKAKTWQSGASDRNGNQDVDPSQFSDFESFINQVIGVKNKSGASNSSNGNTSDPFRSPRTKVAYTVNTPPRTTRRDIEARLTLPLEKAYQGGNERIRLEDGRSLEVNMPLGMVSGQTIRLRNQGVGGGDLYLKITVEPHPLFKLDGLNILCQVPVTPSEAVLGGQVEAPTLDGPVKMTIPPGVRSGQKFRLGNKGYPSDDGKRGDQLVEIQIVTPKNITQEEREIYEKLRQIETFKPRADLLG; encoded by the coding sequence ATGCAAAATTTGCCGAATTTCCGCGATTATTACGAGATTTTAGGAGTATCTAAAGACGCTTCTGGTGAGGAAATTAAAAAAGTTTATCGGCGTTTAGCAAGGCAATATCACCCCGATCTCAATCCGGGTAATAAAGAATCTGAGGAAAAATTTAAGGATATCGGCGAGGCTTATGAAGTCCTTTCAGACTCAGCCAAGCGATCGCAATACGACCAGTTTAGCCGCTACTGGAAGCAAAAAGGCTTTGCAGGCAACAAACAAACGCCAAAGGCTAAAACTTGGCAGAGTGGCGCTAGCGATCGCAACGGCAATCAGGACGTAGATCCAAGCCAATTCTCCGACTTTGAAAGCTTTATTAATCAAGTGATTGGTGTCAAAAATAAGAGTGGGGCAAGTAATTCTAGTAATGGTAATACTAGCGATCCGTTTCGTTCCCCCAGAACAAAAGTTGCCTATACCGTTAACACTCCACCTCGCACTACCCGTCGAGATATAGAAGCTAGATTAACGTTACCACTAGAAAAAGCTTATCAAGGTGGTAATGAACGCATTCGTTTGGAAGATGGGCGATCGCTAGAAGTTAATATGCCACTAGGGATGGTATCAGGTCAAACCATCCGTTTACGGAACCAAGGTGTTGGTGGTGGCGACCTATACTTAAAAATTACCGTTGAACCTCATCCATTATTTAAGCTAGATGGTTTAAATATCCTCTGCCAAGTACCAGTTACTCCCAGCGAAGCAGTTTTAGGAGGACAGGTAGAAGCCCCAACTTTGGACGGGCCAGTGAAAATGACCATACCCCCAGGAGTTAGGTCTGGTCAAAAATTCCGACTAGGGAATAAAGGCTACCCCAGCGATGACGGGAAACGTGGCGATCAATTAGTAGAAATTCAAATAGTTACCCCGAAAAATATTACTCAAGAAGAACGGGAAATTTACGAAAAATTGCGGCAAATTGAAACCTTTAAACCCCGCGCTGATTTATTAGGTTAG
- a CDS encoding ATP-dependent Clp protease ATP-binding subunit, whose protein sequence is MFERFTEKAIKVIMLAQEEARRLGHNFVGTEQILLGLIGEGTGVAAKVLKSMGVNLKDARIEVEKIIGRGSGFVAVEIPFTPRAKRVLELSLEEARQLGHNYIGTEHLLLGLIREGEGVAARVLENLGVDLSKVRTQVIRMLGETAEVSPGGSSGRTKTPTLDEFGSNLTQMAMDNKLDPVVGRAKEIERVIQILGRRTKNNPVLIGEPGVGKTAIAEGLASRIATKDIPDILEDKRVVTLDIGLLVAGTKYRGEFEERLKKIMDEIRSAGNVILVIDEVHTLIGAGAAEGAIDAANILKPALARGELQCIGATTLDEYRKHIERDAALERRFQPVMVGEPTVDETIEILYGLRERYEQHHKLKISDEALVAAAKLSDRYISDRFLPDKAIDLVDEAGSRVRLINSQLPPAAKELDKELRQILKEKDDAVRSQDFDKAGGLRDREMEIKAEIRAIAQSKTNATGTEGEEPVVTEEDIAHIVASWTGVPVNKLTESESEKLLHMEDTLHQRLIGQDEAVKAVSRAIRRARVGLKNPNRPIASFVFSGPTGVGKTELAKSLAAYFFGSEEAMIRLDMSEYMERHTVSKLIGSPPGYVGYNEGGQLTEAVRRRPYTVVLFDEIEKAHPDVFNMLLQILEDGRLTDAKGRTVDFKNTLLILTSNIGSKVIEKGGSGIGFEFSEDASESTYNRIRSLVNEELKQYFRPEFLNRLDEIIVFRQLNKPEVTQIAEIMLKEVFGRLTEKGITLEVTDRFKDRLIQEGYSPSYGARPLRRAIMRLLEDSLAEEILSGRIKDGDTALVDVDENGIVQVSSQQRRELLPQGVE, encoded by the coding sequence ATGTTTGAGCGCTTCACTGAAAAAGCCATTAAGGTAATCATGCTGGCCCAAGAAGAGGCCCGCCGTTTAGGTCACAACTTTGTCGGAACCGAGCAGATCCTCTTGGGTCTGATTGGCGAAGGCACTGGTGTGGCTGCTAAAGTGCTGAAATCAATGGGTGTCAATCTCAAAGATGCCCGAATTGAAGTTGAAAAAATTATAGGACGGGGATCGGGCTTTGTTGCCGTGGAAATTCCGTTTACCCCACGGGCAAAGCGAGTTTTAGAACTCTCCCTAGAAGAAGCACGCCAACTAGGGCATAACTACATTGGCACCGAGCATCTGCTGTTGGGCCTAATCCGCGAAGGGGAAGGTGTCGCAGCCAGGGTGCTAGAAAACCTCGGTGTGGATCTATCTAAGGTAAGAACCCAAGTTATCCGCATGTTGGGAGAAACTGCCGAAGTTTCACCAGGCGGTTCATCCGGGCGCACAAAAACCCCGACTCTGGATGAATTTGGTTCCAACCTGACCCAAATGGCGATGGATAATAAGCTCGATCCAGTGGTGGGACGCGCCAAGGAAATTGAGCGCGTTATTCAGATTTTGGGTCGCCGAACCAAAAATAACCCAGTGCTGATTGGGGAACCAGGGGTTGGTAAGACTGCGATCGCTGAAGGTTTAGCCTCCCGCATTGCTACTAAAGATATCCCTGACATCCTGGAAGATAAACGCGTCGTCACGCTGGATATTGGTTTGCTCGTAGCAGGAACCAAGTACCGGGGTGAATTTGAAGAACGCTTGAAAAAAATCATGGATGAAATCCGCTCGGCGGGTAATGTCATTCTCGTGATTGATGAGGTACACACCTTAATTGGTGCAGGTGCGGCAGAAGGTGCTATTGACGCAGCAAATATCCTCAAGCCAGCTTTGGCTAGAGGTGAGTTGCAGTGCATCGGTGCTACCACCTTGGATGAATACCGGAAGCACATCGAGCGAGATGCAGCGCTAGAGCGGCGTTTCCAGCCAGTGATGGTTGGCGAACCTACAGTTGATGAAACAATTGAAATTTTATATGGTCTGCGCGAACGCTACGAGCAACACCATAAACTGAAAATCTCCGACGAAGCATTGGTAGCGGCGGCGAAGTTATCAGATCGTTACATTAGCGATCGCTTCCTCCCAGATAAAGCCATCGACTTAGTTGATGAAGCTGGTTCTAGAGTGCGCTTGATTAACTCCCAATTGCCACCCGCAGCCAAAGAGTTAGACAAAGAACTGCGTCAGATATTAAAAGAAAAAGATGACGCGGTGCGCTCTCAAGACTTTGACAAAGCTGGGGGATTGCGCGATCGCGAAATGGAAATCAAAGCCGAAATCCGAGCGATCGCTCAAAGCAAGACCAATGCAACAGGTACAGAAGGTGAAGAACCTGTAGTTACAGAAGAAGACATTGCCCACATTGTCGCTTCTTGGACTGGAGTACCGGTGAACAAACTCACCGAATCTGAATCTGAAAAGCTGCTGCACATGGAAGACACCTTGCATCAGCGTTTAATTGGTCAGGATGAAGCTGTGAAGGCAGTCTCACGAGCAATTCGTCGCGCTCGTGTCGGTTTGAAAAATCCCAATCGACCCATAGCTAGCTTTGTCTTCTCTGGGCCGACTGGTGTAGGTAAAACCGAGTTGGCGAAATCCTTAGCAGCTTACTTCTTCGGTTCCGAAGAAGCGATGATCCGCTTAGATATGTCCGAATACATGGAGCGTCACACCGTCAGCAAGCTGATTGGTTCCCCTCCAGGTTATGTTGGCTATAACGAAGGTGGCCAGTTGACCGAAGCCGTGCGGCGGCGTCCTTACACCGTGGTGTTGTTCGACGAAATCGAAAAAGCCCACCCCGATGTCTTCAACATGCTGCTGCAAATTTTGGAAGACGGTCGGTTAACTGATGCTAAAGGTCGCACGGTAGACTTCAAGAACACCTTGCTGATTTTAACTTCCAATATTGGTTCTAAGGTAATTGAAAAAGGCGGTAGCGGTATCGGCTTTGAATTCTCCGAAGATGCCAGCGAGTCAACTTACAACCGGATTCGCTCTTTGGTCAACGAAGAACTCAAGCAGTACTTCCGTCCAGAGTTCCTCAACCGACTCGATGAAATTATCGTCTTCCGTCAGTTGAACAAGCCGGAAGTGACCCAAATCGCCGAAATTATGCTCAAGGAAGTATTTGGTCGTCTGACCGAAAAGGGTATCACCCTAGAAGTCACAGACCGCTTCAAGGATCGTTTGATTCAAGAAGGTTACAGTCCCAGCTACGGCGCAAGGCCATTACGTCGGGCAATTATGCGCCTGTTAGAAGATAGCCTAGCAGAAGAAATTCTGTCTGGTCGCATTAAAGATGGCGATACAGCCCTTGTTGATGTGGATGAAAATGGCATTGTCCAAGTTAGTTCTCAACAGCGTCGGGAATTGTTACCCCAAGGTGTTGAGTAA
- a CDS encoding J domain-containing protein: MPQSSKPTYYSLLGLHPSASVIDIRRAYRELSKRYHPDTTDLPTAIATSKFQQVNEAYATLSHPERRLSYDLKIGYSRFGVIQPPPDLNHPVSRSHDWSKSAYLDASDRPLSSGEIFALFMLVLTFVGCLLLAVAIGLTRGDAAFQSHLLQSTPSVQQQINYVSQVITFMVIKN, encoded by the coding sequence ATGCCACAAAGCAGTAAACCAACTTATTACTCCCTGCTAGGACTGCATCCCTCGGCATCAGTAATTGATATTCGTCGCGCTTATCGAGAACTGAGCAAACGCTATCATCCTGATACTACAGATTTGCCTACTGCGATCGCTACTTCCAAATTTCAGCAAGTCAACGAAGCCTACGCGACCCTTAGTCATCCAGAACGGCGCTTAAGCTACGATTTAAAAATTGGCTATTCTCGATTTGGAGTGATTCAACCACCCCCTGACTTGAATCATCCCGTCTCGCGTTCTCATGACTGGTCAAAGTCAGCTTACCTTGACGCTAGCGATCGCCCCTTATCATCTGGCGAAATTTTTGCTTTATTTATGCTGGTGTTAACATTTGTAGGTTGTCTGTTATTAGCAGTTGCCATTGGCTTAACTCGTGGTGATGCTGCTTTTCAAAGCCATTTACTACAGTCAACTCCATCTGTACAACAGCAGATTAACTATGTATCCCAAGTAATTACCTTTATGGTAATTAAAAATTAA
- a CDS encoding Bpu10I family restriction endonuclease yields the protein MPKSDRNPLVHGSNLEQKENHRTKYRDVESKKYLTEIRTEYDKWRSVNLQLLGPTSTPTAQDDAIIATRVELLSKYKDFLDQQHYAEKFDSRSNLHSSVLEEFLYYLFKDLVRDFGENALIGKSHTFKDIFFVPPKYSEMLKRPYARIEKKDHDFVIGATIQVSFEAATPPEKDENPGEILSLLKEEPENYSEVTVTGNTETHIFDIPVVAIECKTYLR from the coding sequence ATGCCCAAAAGCGATAGGAACCCTTTAGTTCACGGCTCTAATCTTGAACAAAAGGAGAATCACCGCACAAAATACAGAGATGTTGAGAGTAAAAAATATCTCACTGAAATTAGAACTGAGTATGATAAGTGGCGTTCAGTTAATCTCCAATTACTTGGGCCGACATCAACACCTACTGCTCAAGATGACGCAATTATTGCTACTAGGGTAGAACTTCTATCAAAATATAAGGATTTTTTAGACCAGCAGCACTATGCTGAAAAGTTTGATTCTCGATCAAACCTTCACTCTAGCGTACTGGAGGAATTTCTTTATTATCTGTTTAAAGATTTGGTCAGAGACTTTGGAGAAAATGCTCTCATCGGCAAATCACATACATTCAAAGATATTTTCTTTGTGCCGCCAAAATACTCTGAGATGCTTAAGCGACCGTATGCACGTATTGAAAAGAAAGATCATGACTTTGTAATTGGAGCGACTATTCAAGTATCATTTGAAGCAGCAACCCCACCGGAGAAAGATGAAAATCCTGGTGAAATACTCTCACTTCTTAAAGAGGAACCGGAAAACTACTCTGAAGTTACAGTTACAGGAAACACCGAAACGCACATTTTCGATATTCCAGTTGTTGCAATTGAATGTAAGACATATCTTCGATAA